A single Actinomadura algeriensis DNA region contains:
- a CDS encoding cytochrome P450 — protein sequence MSGPAGGDRGSAPADRPALPAEIAELADPANREDPYPFLDGLRARSPYAPFDGLVVVGRHAQSSALLRDPTMSARRDRAALSPTPRGPRTRNFLHLDPPEHTRYRRLVAGAFARRRVEGLGPRIREIAAGLLRDAAGSGTIEVVDDLAYPLPLRVICELLGVPFEDRRLLQDWSASLSAALDPPLGPAPPRLTTEAARARAGFVGYFRDLIEERRGAPRDDLISHLVQVEEHGERLDDHDVLATCVLLLNAGHETTVNLIGNAVLALLRHPRQFDRLRADPALAAATVEEVLRYDAPVQMTTRVAREDGRVGGTRVRPGDTVLVLLGAANRDPDVYPDPGRFDIGRSPAAPHLSFSAGPHFCLGAGLARLEVSVALGLFAGRLVRPRLRPGGVAYKRNLNLRGPARLLVDLDDADLDDADARFHGVRSG from the coding sequence ATGAGCGGACCCGCCGGCGGGGACCGGGGATCGGCACCGGCGGATCGGCCCGCGTTACCGGCGGAGATCGCGGAACTGGCCGATCCGGCCAATCGCGAGGACCCGTATCCGTTCCTCGACGGGCTGCGCGCGCGATCTCCCTACGCACCGTTCGACGGTCTCGTGGTGGTCGGACGGCACGCGCAGAGTTCGGCGCTGCTGCGCGATCCCACGATGAGCGCCCGCCGGGACCGGGCCGCGCTGTCCCCCACTCCGCGGGGGCCGCGGACGCGCAACTTCCTGCATCTCGATCCGCCGGAGCACACCCGCTACCGGCGCCTGGTGGCGGGCGCCTTCGCCCGCCGGAGGGTCGAGGGCCTCGGACCGCGGATCCGTGAGATCGCGGCCGGCCTGCTCCGGGACGCCGCCGGGTCCGGGACGATCGAGGTCGTCGACGACCTCGCGTACCCGCTGCCGCTGCGCGTCATCTGCGAGCTGCTGGGCGTCCCGTTCGAGGACCGGCGGCTGCTGCAGGACTGGTCGGCGAGCCTGTCCGCCGCGCTCGATCCGCCGCTCGGCCCGGCCCCGCCCCGGCTGACGACGGAGGCGGCGCGGGCCCGCGCGGGATTCGTCGGCTACTTCCGGGACCTGATCGAGGAGCGCCGCGGTGCCCCGCGCGACGATCTGATCTCGCACCTGGTGCAGGTCGAGGAGCACGGCGAACGGCTCGACGACCACGACGTCCTCGCGACCTGTGTGCTGCTGCTGAACGCCGGGCACGAGACGACCGTCAACCTGATCGGCAACGCGGTGCTGGCGCTGCTGCGGCATCCCCGCCAGTTCGACCGGCTGCGCGCCGATCCCGCGCTGGCCGCCGCGACCGTCGAGGAGGTCCTGCGCTACGACGCGCCCGTCCAGATGACCACGCGCGTCGCGCGGGAGGACGGCCGGGTCGGCGGCACCCGCGTCCGGCCCGGCGACACGGTCCTCGTGCTGCTGGGCGCCGCCAACCGGGACCCGGACGTGTACCCCGACCCCGGCCGGTTCGACATCGGCCGCTCCCCCGCCGCCCCGCACCTGTCGTTCTCGGCGGGCCCGCACTTCTGCCTCGGCGCGGGGCTTGCGCGGCTCGAGGTGTCCGTCGCGCTCGGCCTGTTCGCCGGACGGCTCGTCCGGCCACGGCTGCGGCCGGGCGGCGTCGCCTACAAGCGCAACCTGAACCTGCGCGGACCGGCGCGCCTCCTCGTCGACCTCGACGACGCCGACCTGGACGACGCCGACGCGCGCTTCCACGGCGTCCGCTCCGGCTGA